In Denticeps clupeoides chromosome 1, fDenClu1.1, whole genome shotgun sequence, a single window of DNA contains:
- the LOC114778937 gene encoding rho GTPase-activating protein 11A-like: MSGSSFTTSSRLRPNVMSMFFLIRESFGFFFCISLTIASRMASRLATSIPSGLSGRFLVDACTRLFEHTQTEGLFRKFGSVARIKALRAKLDQGKDCLSSALPLDVAGLLKQFFRELPEPILPVDLHGALLKAQELATLVERTRATMLLSCVLPEQNLSSLQYFFSFLQSVAKRYILLYCLLSVMDSNNLSVIFAPNLLHSAEGTEKMNASTEKKLKLQAAVVQCFIDNAQDFGVVPSMLGCEAGLISPQPMLWMSPARSQVLGGVTADVLEVRPKRIFSRATPVISTPNTKCKLPAECAQSLGFSNKKRRSLKKNFGIELLPNPLFGAGSTPGSVQSASGCLDSSHNAAPSGGKTRRLPASSARRKSKRLSYRTNQISRVESGKTGCFSPKVTKKEAVRKSLRLRFSLGRSSKDPVSSASL, translated from the exons atgtcaggctcatcctttacaacctcctctcgtctaagaccAAATGTGATGTCCATGTTCTTTCTAATTAGAGAATCATTTGggtttttcttctgcatttcatTGACCATCGCCTCTCGAATGGCTTCAAGGCTAGCAACATCCATTCCCTCAGGACTTTCTGGAAG atttttgGTGGACGCTTGTACAAGGCTGTTTGAACACACGCAGACAGAGGGCCTATTCAGAAAGTTCGGCTCTGTTGCTCGTATTAAGGCTCTTCGG GCTAAGCTGGACCAGGGCAAGGACTGCCTGTCCTCAGCCCTCCCCCTGGATGTGGCTGGCCTCTTGAAGCAGTTCTTCAGGGAGCTTCCAGAGCCCATCCTTCCCGTGGATTTGCATGGAGCTCTACTTAAAGCTCAAGAGCTGGCAACATTGGTGGAGAGAACCAGGGCTACCATGCTACTGTCCTGTGTGCTGCCTGAACAAAATTTAAGTTCTCTGCAATACTTTTTTAGCTTCCTTCAGAGTGTCGCTAAAAGGTATATCCTACTTTACTGTTTATTATCTGT GATGGACAGCAATAACCTCTCGGTGATCTTTGCCCCTAACCTGCTGCACTCTGCTGAGGGCACAGAGAAGATGAACGCCAGCACTGAGAAAAAGTTGAAGCTCCAGGCTGCTGTTGTGCAGTGCTTTATTGATAATGCTCAGGACTTTG GTGTGGTCCCATCCATGTTGGGCTGTGAGGCGGGCCTCATCTCCCCCCAGCCAATGCTGTGGATGAGTCCTGCTCGCTCTCAGGTCTTAGGAGGAGTCACCGCAGACGTTTTAGAGGTGAGACCCAAGCGGA TCTTTTCCAGAGCAACCCCTGTCATTTCAACACCCAACACAAAGTGTAAGCTTCCCGCAGAGTGCGCACAGAGCCTTGGCTTCTCCAACAAGAAACGCAGGTCCCTCAAAAAGAACTTTGGCATTGAGCTTCTCCCAAACCCTCTGTTTGGTGCTGGTTCTACTCCAGGATCAG TGCAGAGTGCTTCAGGATGCCTGGActcttcccataatgcagcgccATCAGGAGGGAAGACAAGGAGACTGCCTGCAAGCTCAGCCAGAAGGAAAAGTAAAAGGCTGAGCTACAGAACTAATCAGATCAGCAG GGTTGAATCCGGGAAGACTGGCTGCTTCTCCCCAAAAGTGACTAAGAAAGAGGCAGTCAGGAAATCCCTGCGCTTGCGCTTCAGCCTGGGCAGGAGCAGCAAAGACCCTGTAAGTTCAGCTTCACTGTAA
- the grem1b gene encoding gremlin-1 — MMAPTRVICGMFFILGLLFHPVDSKRNRGSQGAIPHPDKSNPNESEPQSPPGGSGPRGRGKGSAGSAEEVLESSQEALHVTERRYLKRDWCKTQPLKQTIHEEGCASRTIINRFCYGQCNSFYIPRHVRREEGAFQSCSFCKPKRFTTMTFTLNCPDQQPPTKKKRVQRVKQCRCISIDLD, encoded by the coding sequence aTGATGGCACCCACGCGCGTCATCTGCGGCATGTTCTTCATCCTGGGACTCCTCTTCCATCCCGTGGACTCGAAGAGGAACAGGGGCTCCCAGGGCGCCATCCCGCACCCGGACAAGAGCAACCCGAACGAATCGGAGCCCCAGTCCCCGCCAGGAGGCTCCGGCCCCCGCGGGCGGGGGAAGGGCTCCGCCGGGTCGGCCGAGGAGGTGCTGGAGTCCAGCCAGGAGGCGCTGCACGTCACGGAGCGCCGCTACCTGAAGCGCGACTGGTGCAAGACGCAGCCGCTCAAGCAGACCATCCACGAGGAGGGCTGCGCCAGCCGCACCATCATCAACCGCTTCTGCTACGGACAGTGCAACTCCTTCTACATCCCGCGCCACGTGCGCCGCGAGGAGGGGGCTTTCCAGTCCTGCTCCTTCTGCAAACCCAAACGCTTCACCACCATGACCTTCACCCTCAACTGCCCCGACCAGCAGCCGCCGACCAAGAAGAAGCGCGTGCAGCGCGTCAAGCAGTGCCGATGCATCTCCATAGACCTGGACTAG